The sequence aTCGGCAAACTAATCATCCCTCTCAAAAGTACGTACCTTGTATAGTTAGGGCCTAACTAGGATTAGGATTATCATCACTACATCTTTAGTTTAAGGggaaatataaacaaacaaaggAAATAGCAAGCCATTAGGTCATTTCGTTTTAAGGCATATTAGCCCAATATGGAGGGTTCATCACAGCTTGATTGTAGTCCTCCATGTTCAACAAAGAGTTGCATTCTGTAATCTGATGAACTCCACCAGGGTTAATGGATGCTGGGATCGACGTGCTCTCGACCGTTTCTTCACCGGACACTTCTGTGTAGCCTGTTGAGACTTGCTTCTTTGCCACTTGCTGCTTCAGTACAATAGCCCTCAATGCCAAAACCTAAAGTTGATTTGtggaaagaaaaatatatttatgagcCCAAAACTTTGTATTGTATATGAGAATTATAAAGTGTGCACTATTTCAGGGCTTTGTTTGTTGAAACTGAGACTAACtgaaatatatagtttttatgttttcattatttttaaaaagttggcataaaattttgaagttttttttttagtacTCCCATTTTTCAAATAGAATAAAAGTGGGGGTCAAATACTGTAAAGCTCtgaaatctgattttttttaaaaaaaaacccaagaGTCATAAATACAtgagataaatttataaattcatgGTTGATGGCAGAGGACATCTCTAACAACCTTTTTATGTGTTCCGAGGACGTcaaataaaaacatgtataaaTGATGTCTGTCCCCTCATAAAACAATGGATAGAAGCACATCGACCAAGTAGGGACTCTAttaaataataagttttttttaaaataacaagtTAGATACTAATAATCGCCATGCATTCGCAGAAAACttcaatataataattttcccatgatttaatttatttttaaatatgttggtCAGTGAGGAATCCGGTGAGAGAGATGAATTGCCATCTCTTGGTAATTGAAAAAGATAAATATGTTGTATTATTTCGGAAAAATTTATGTTCTACTTTAAGTTATAATCTCAGTAGTAGACTGGATCTTCGACTCCCTAAATCCTGTAGGTTATTATCAGTTAAAGGAATTCATAGGCCAAAAAAATTGACTATATGATTGAGCCGAATCTTGAAATTAGATACGCTAATGTAATCTAAAGGAATCCAACCAAGAACTATGATTAaacaaatttacaaaaaattactCGTAAATTTAAATCATACCTCCTGTTGAAGTTTTTGCTTTTCCCTGGAAACATTATCAAACTCTTGCTTAAGTGCATCGTACAAGCGCTCGAGCTGTTTGGCCTTCCATCGAGCCCGCCGATTCTGGAACCATACAGCAATCTGTCGGGGCTGCATCCCCAGATCTCTCGCCAGCTTCATTTTCCTGTCAGGGTCCAGCTTGATCTCGTCCTGGAAACTGTTCTCCAGGGATTCCAGCTGCTCGTTGCTCAATCGTTTCTTCTTCAAGTCCTGCTGCATCCCGTAACTATGGTTTTTCTCTAGTAATGTTGGTAGCAGAGCCGCATGGTGTGTCCCCTGGATAGATTGCTGCTTCATTTCCAAACCTGCTGGAATGTGAAAATATGCAACATTTTCAGTTATCATTAATTATGGTAAAGAATTCTTGTAACATGCAGCTAAAGGGTCAGTCAGAGCCATCTTCTtacaattttgaatttttatgtaattttccGAGGAAATTTTGATCCTTAATTATAAAACACCAAGGATGCTGCGCGTGTTTGATTCATATAATTTCTCGACTCAAAACATTTAGTGGCTATTTGTTTGCATCTACTTAAGAAAATTATTGTTTTCTGAACCAGCTTTTCAACAGATACACATACTATAAACcggttttttcaaaatttgaaaattctggCCTATATATTCCAAATGTAAACTCAACTAATTTTGCtttaaaaccaaaataaaaagagaaaaagtGATTAAACTTACAACATCAACCTATATAAATCTCTTACCAGATACATGTGTAGAAAAATGTTCACAAACTTCTTTCGAAGTATTTAACCCGGATATAAAAGAAAGTTCAACCAAACACAAGCCCCTCATCATAAATCTACTTTCGCATTTCTTCGGCATGAATATCTGCTAGGTCTGAGACAGCTGCTTATATAGTCGGTCCATGCAAGAACAACATGAGAAAATCAAAAGTAAATTACCTGAAAATTGGTCATAGTTATAGTTGTGGAGAAAACCAAAAGAATTCTCAGGTTGATGAGAAACAAAGGGAACTCTCGGATTACCATTCCAATCCATTACTGAAGAAAATTAGACCGAACCCTCTCGTATACCCCTTTCAAACAGACAATATACAGAATCCCGAAATTAggtatatatatctatatagaAAAATGAGAGATGGAAGTTGCTTTGAAGCTCTCTTTTGAAGGGTTAGAACCAAGAGTTACAAGAATATCGTCCGCAAGAGAAAGAAAAAAGGGGGATGGCTTTTTTGTAGGCCGAGATCCATGCATGCCACTTACTTTTGACGCAACTAATAAATACTACTACCATAGTACTACTATTccttttcatatatttttaattttacacAATtcctattaaatatttttcacataatatataatatatacttgtTACACGACACACAATATTTCTAGGATATTTTAACTTTCAAAATATTACATAATTGCAACTAAgttaattatcatttttttaaaaaaaaaaaattagttt comes from Primulina huaijiensis isolate GDHJ02 chromosome 5, ASM1229523v2, whole genome shotgun sequence and encodes:
- the LOC140977816 gene encoding putative homeobox-leucine zipper protein ATHB-51 isoform X1, with amino-acid sequence MDWNGNPRVPFVSHQPENSFGFLHNYNYDQFSAGLEMKQQSIQGTHHAALLPTLLEKNHSYGMQQDLKKKRLSNEQLESLENSFQDEIKLDPDRKMKLARDLGMQPRQIAVWFQNRRARWKAKQLERLYDALKQEFDNVSREKQKLQQEVLALRAIVLKQQVAKKQVSTGYTEVSGEETVESTSIPASINPGGVHQITECNSLLNMEDYNQAVMNPPYWANMP
- the LOC140977816 gene encoding putative homeobox-leucine zipper protein ATHB-51 isoform X2, encoding MDWNGNPRVPFVSHQPENSFGFLHNYNYDQFSGLEMKQQSIQGTHHAALLPTLLEKNHSYGMQQDLKKKRLSNEQLESLENSFQDEIKLDPDRKMKLARDLGMQPRQIAVWFQNRRARWKAKQLERLYDALKQEFDNVSREKQKLQQEVLALRAIVLKQQVAKKQVSTGYTEVSGEETVESTSIPASINPGGVHQITECNSLLNMEDYNQAVMNPPYWANMP